AAAAAACATAACGAAGATGTTGAAAAATGGGGGATTATTGGTTTGATACATGATCTTGATTATGAGAAATATCCTGAACAACATTGTAAAAAAACCGAAGAAATATTAAGTGAAAATAATTGGCCGCAAGAATATATAAGAGCAGTAATGAGCCATGGATGGAATGTTTGTACTGATGTTAAACCTGAAAGCACAATGGAAAAAGTACTTTATGCAATTGACGAATTAACAGGACTTGTAACAACATCAGCTCTTGTTCGCCCATCAAAAAGTATTCTTGATATGAAAGCAAAATCAGTAAAAAAGAAATGGAAAGATAAAAGATTTGCAGCAGGAGTTAATAGAACAATTATTGAAAAAGGAGCTGAAATGTTAGGAATAGACATTATAGACTTAATTACAGATACAATAATGGGAATGAGAGAAGTAGCCGAAGAAATCGAACTTGCCGGCAGTATAGTTTAAAGTTTACTGAATTATTTATTTATAACTGAATTAACTATTTGAAACCCAACAAGTTTATCATAATTTAAACTTAAGTCCCTGTGATAAATAAATATCAGATAATCATTTTCAGTTTCATAATGGCTTCCTTCAATATAGTTATTATCAATATTTAAAATTCCATCTTCAAGGTAAACATATTCGTAGTTATAATAACCTTGTTTTAATAACATTTTCAACTCGTAACATTTATTCTCATAATTGTATGTCATAAGATTATTCTTTTCACATCTCCAATCGGATAATCCGCCAAAAACATATAAATTTCCATGAATTAAAGGGAATTCCATATTTAATTGGAAATATACATAAACATATTCAGCTTCTGTTTCAGCATTATTCCTTTCCTGTACTTTTATCAAATATTTACCATTCAAATCCTGATCGAAAAAATATCTTTTAAAGGACCGCTTTTCATCAGTAAATAATTTAACATGATAATCCGGTGAAATAAATTTAA
The sequence above is drawn from the Bacteroidales bacterium genome and encodes:
- a CDS encoding HDIG domain-containing protein — protein: MSEKIPTREEAFELLKKYNQSHSLIKHALSVEAVMRYFAKKHNEDVEKWGIIGLIHDLDYEKYPEQHCKKTEEILSENNWPQEYIRAVMSHGWNVCTDVKPESTMEKVLYAIDELTGLVTTSALVRPSKSILDMKAKSVKKKWKDKRFAAGVNRTIIEKGAEMLGIDIIDLITDTIMGMREVAEEIELAGSIV